A stretch of Geomonas oryzisoli DNA encodes these proteins:
- a CDS encoding ABC transporter ATP-binding protein: MPNAAIKLQDISKTYKLYDSQLHRLKEALNPLRKKYHHIFYAINGVSITINKGEVIGIIGKNGSGKSTLLKIITGVLTPTTGTVEVQGKVSALLELGAGFNPELTGLENIYFNGTLTGQSKEEIDQNLDQILSFADIGDFIHQPVKNYSSGMFVRLAFAVAINVAPDILIVDEALSVGDIRFQRKCFSVIDNLRSNGKTILFVSHALETVNTFCNRAILIDDGRILEQGPPKLITRLFQKMMLGEHFAGDSLAKYNSNEGATKALNNDRKAIIALAQAKLNINTTGKKAEIIDYGIVDSSGQKVTALRSGEKYTIYSRVLIHQDLDKIHLGYPIKNVQGLMLFGVNSYIKRLKISPQQAGNVIEGRVAVTMWLAPGNYFLSFRAGHIDETYDELADAVHFVVTGDCEVLPGSVVNLDAKMDIANIL, encoded by the coding sequence ATGCCAAACGCTGCAATAAAGCTTCAAGATATTTCTAAAACTTACAAATTATACGATTCGCAACTGCATCGGCTTAAAGAGGCACTCAACCCGTTGCGTAAAAAATATCATCACATTTTTTATGCCATCAACGGCGTCAGCATCACCATCAACAAAGGAGAAGTAATAGGAATTATTGGCAAGAATGGATCAGGAAAGTCAACTCTCCTAAAAATCATAACCGGTGTTTTAACCCCGACGACCGGAACGGTTGAAGTGCAAGGTAAAGTATCAGCCCTCCTCGAACTAGGTGCAGGATTTAACCCAGAACTGACAGGGTTGGAAAATATATATTTTAACGGCACACTCACTGGACAGAGCAAAGAAGAAATAGACCAGAACCTTGACCAGATACTATCGTTCGCGGACATAGGAGATTTCATTCATCAACCTGTAAAAAACTATTCCAGCGGAATGTTTGTGAGGCTAGCATTTGCTGTGGCAATTAATGTTGCCCCAGATATACTGATTGTAGATGAAGCCCTTTCCGTCGGCGACATCAGGTTTCAAAGAAAATGTTTTTCAGTTATAGACAACCTAAGAAGCAATGGAAAGACCATTTTATTCGTATCTCATGCACTTGAAACGGTAAACACTTTTTGCAACAGGGCCATTCTGATCGATGATGGACGAATCCTTGAGCAGGGCCCACCGAAGCTCATTACCAGATTGTTTCAGAAAATGATGCTGGGTGAGCATTTTGCTGGAGACAGTCTCGCAAAATATAACTCAAATGAAGGCGCCACGAAAGCATTAAATAACGATCGCAAGGCCATCATAGCCTTGGCTCAAGCCAAGCTAAATATAAATACTACAGGCAAAAAAGCTGAAATAATAGATTATGGCATTGTTGACAGCAGTGGACAGAAGGTGACTGCACTGCGATCAGGCGAGAAATACACTATTTACTCGCGAGTTCTCATCCATCAAGATCTTGACAAGATCCACCTTGGATATCCTATCAAGAATGTTCAAGGGCTCATGTTGTTCGGCGTGAACAGTTATATAAAACGGCTAAAAATCAGTCCACAACAAGCAGGAAATGTAATTGAAGGAAGAGTAGCGGTAACAATGTGGCTCGCGCCTGGCAATTACTTTTTAAGTTTCAGGGCAGGCCATATTGACGAAACGTATGACGAATTGGCTGATGCTGTTCATTTTGTCGTCACTGGCGATTGTGAAGTACTACCGGGGTCAGTTGTCAATCTAGATGCCAAGATGGATATTGCCAATATACTATAA
- a CDS encoding TylF/MycF family methyltransferase — protein MPRWILPIYYNNTHNGVPVSQQVDDNIANYYFNGTLLSKRFGTKEIAAAADLAHKRFPSTAILYVTDQYQEIEITNAELVPFDIEELERLDNEKIKVFLCAFESDEKLVTVLKKITSLKNAFYFTPLKFYPTSRYFHRNDLARTILQAEQQLDLPKFEVADYENLIQAIDITRHVVGDYVEIGVYQGRSAHLALKYMKASECPRKSFFIDVFDGFTYPSASTSPDALWVNFCQDTSVEFVSNFLCEFEDIEILKLDIIDGTVPASIKSIAVCNIDVDMYEAVLAALLKTAPLMSQGGIIVVEDQGHTPALAGGYLAVCEFLETDMAKEFIPIHMGSGQMFLIRR, from the coding sequence ATGCCAAGATGGATATTGCCAATATACTATAACAATACACACAACGGAGTTCCAGTGAGCCAACAAGTTGATGATAATATTGCTAATTATTATTTTAATGGGACTCTATTATCAAAAAGGTTCGGTACAAAAGAAATAGCTGCAGCAGCTGATCTGGCGCATAAGAGGTTTCCCTCTACCGCAATTCTCTATGTAACTGATCAGTACCAGGAAATTGAAATAACGAACGCAGAGCTAGTACCTTTTGATATAGAAGAATTAGAACGGCTAGACAATGAGAAGATCAAGGTTTTTTTGTGCGCGTTCGAATCCGACGAGAAATTAGTTACAGTTCTAAAAAAAATCACATCACTCAAAAATGCTTTTTATTTCACGCCACTGAAATTCTACCCGACCTCAAGGTATTTCCATAGAAATGACCTAGCTAGGACAATCTTGCAGGCAGAGCAACAGCTTGATTTGCCAAAGTTTGAAGTTGCTGACTATGAGAACTTGATACAGGCCATCGACATCACTCGTCATGTTGTCGGTGATTACGTAGAGATCGGTGTATACCAGGGTCGAAGTGCCCACTTGGCCCTGAAATATATGAAAGCCTCGGAATGCCCACGGAAGTCTTTTTTCATAGATGTTTTCGATGGATTCACGTACCCGTCTGCTTCTACAAGTCCTGACGCTCTATGGGTTAACTTTTGCCAAGATACAAGCGTGGAGTTCGTCTCGAATTTTTTATGTGAGTTTGAGGACATAGAGATACTCAAACTTGACATTATCGACGGCACAGTCCCCGCGTCAATAAAATCCATTGCAGTCTGTAACATAGATGTCGACATGTACGAAGCAGTCTTAGCTGCCTTGCTTAAAACTGCACCACTTATGAGCCAAGGAGGCATTATCGTGGTCGAGGACCAAGGTCACACGCCGGCGCTCGCAGGAGGGTATTTGGCAGTTTGTGAATTCTTGGAAACAGACATGGCAAAAGAATTCATCCCCATCCACATGGGTTCTGGGCAGATGTTTCTGATTAGACGGTAG
- a CDS encoding sulfotransferase — protein MPLTTKKTIYRVLNSLNKNAVHLFLLSPPLCGSTLVQQLISTSPKATTFEQEGQWLPEVQDILGCPERWDPQLKVDWNKVRKTFNSYWSPWKPVRFEKSPPHLMRAQQLQEEFNNSHFLITIRNPYAQIEGMLRRQWMPSAKSAAEFWVMTARTQISNIKSLQNNFFFSYEYLVSEPNRCIENLISFVPQLQSLSPDILFTAHNVTGQPIKGIKNLNEIKISNLSQMDIHDINSVLSRNLDVLQYFSYTMHFGQGRIFHGG, from the coding sequence TTGCCACTTACGACAAAGAAGACCATTTACCGGGTGCTTAACTCTCTAAACAAGAATGCTGTCCATTTATTTTTATTGTCACCGCCGTTATGCGGATCGACGCTGGTGCAACAGCTAATTTCCACCTCTCCCAAGGCAACAACCTTCGAGCAGGAAGGCCAATGGCTTCCGGAAGTTCAAGATATTCTCGGATGCCCCGAGCGTTGGGACCCACAGCTTAAAGTTGATTGGAATAAGGTGAGGAAGACCTTCAACTCGTACTGGTCACCCTGGAAACCAGTGAGGTTTGAAAAATCACCTCCTCATCTCATGCGAGCCCAACAACTTCAGGAGGAATTCAACAATAGCCATTTCCTTATTACGATCAGAAATCCTTATGCACAGATTGAGGGAATGCTCCGACGACAATGGATGCCCTCAGCAAAATCTGCTGCGGAATTTTGGGTTATGACTGCAAGGACACAGATCTCAAACATTAAAAGCCTACAAAATAACTTTTTTTTCAGCTATGAATATCTCGTAAGCGAGCCAAACCGGTGCATTGAGAACCTAATCAGCTTCGTACCGCAGTTACAGTCGCTATCTCCTGATATTTTGTTTACTGCCCACAATGTAACCGGACAACCGATAAAGGGCATTAAGAATTTGAATGAAATTAAAATCTCCAACTTATCTCAGATGGACATCCATGATATCAATAGTGTATTGTCTCGGAATCTAGACGTTCTGCAGTATTTTTCGTACACCATGCACTTTGGCCAAGGCCGGATATTTCATGGAGGATGA
- a CDS encoding glycosyltransferase, which yields MFGFGKRKKPSISVITWDASFRDFFHTVDCFGSQNFPKEDYEFIWVDFYRNHNPQLLQKISQYPNARLLNLDHDQSTQWHLGKCVNAGIAEARGEILVIPDGDITADADLLDAIRREHAEYKDLVLYFRRWDEPSEKHDAHQSYQLDYLQRVCELTNATNYGGLISLKRQTLQQVNNYEEHCVFAGPGANGLELYLRLRNKGLPIKWHTKKIFHPFHENTGTSSTDRAAMEQLAKMHPWINPYSGIEQSWVLKCRNLDLSCEANTGYIDQCLEHIPTL from the coding sequence ATGTTCGGCTTTGGAAAGCGAAAGAAACCGTCAATCTCCGTCATCACCTGGGATGCCAGCTTCAGGGATTTTTTCCACACCGTGGATTGCTTTGGGAGCCAGAACTTCCCCAAAGAGGACTATGAGTTCATCTGGGTGGATTTCTACCGCAACCATAACCCTCAGTTGTTGCAGAAGATTTCCCAATACCCCAACGCCAGGTTGCTCAACCTGGATCACGACCAAAGCACCCAATGGCATCTTGGCAAGTGCGTCAACGCCGGCATAGCGGAAGCAAGGGGTGAAATCCTTGTCATCCCCGACGGCGATATCACCGCTGATGCTGATTTGCTCGATGCAATCAGAAGGGAACATGCAGAGTACAAAGATCTTGTACTTTATTTCAGGCGCTGGGATGAGCCATCGGAGAAACACGACGCTCACCAAAGCTACCAGTTGGACTACCTGCAGCGTGTCTGCGAGTTGACCAATGCGACCAACTACGGAGGCTTGATCTCGTTAAAGAGACAGACCTTGCAGCAGGTGAATAACTACGAAGAGCACTGCGTGTTCGCAGGTCCTGGTGCCAACGGGCTTGAACTGTACTTGAGGCTGAGGAACAAGGGACTCCCTATCAAGTGGCACACGAAGAAGATCTTCCACCCTTTTCACGAGAACACCGGCACTTCATCGACGGACCGTGCCGCCATGGAACAACTCGCTAAAATGCATCCCTGGATCAATCCTTACTCTGGCATCGAACAGTCATGGGTGCTAAAGTGTCGCAACCTCGACTTAAGTTGTGAGGCGAACACCGGGTATATCGATCAGTGCCTCGAGCACATTCCTACGTTATAA
- a CDS encoding class I SAM-dependent methyltransferase translates to MLEWPRYSVYDSPDYLDLRNKIANPGPGRPKAWAYPWCVLNGRLEKYQTCMDFGCGSWTNLTHHISGITDFLTIGLDLDNLQQDTDKVRFFITPTDRIEFPDNFFDRVFSVSVLEHVPVAQRETVLKELFRVLRPGGLAVLVIDWVFGMTPSLLQQLSVSQYLGRIGSQIYGNYDFAKLIDDYSDIVVPLEAIDRAMLPGADEFDENAILADTDILVSLSDQVTDVELFKYTAPGLILRKL, encoded by the coding sequence ATGTTAGAATGGCCAAGATACAGCGTTTACGACTCGCCTGATTACCTCGATCTGAGGAATAAAATCGCCAACCCCGGCCCGGGGCGACCGAAAGCCTGGGCTTACCCGTGGTGCGTACTCAACGGCAGACTGGAAAAGTATCAGACCTGCATGGATTTCGGGTGTGGCTCCTGGACCAACCTGACCCACCACATAAGCGGGATTACCGACTTTCTCACGATCGGTCTCGACCTCGACAATCTACAGCAAGACACCGACAAGGTCCGTTTCTTCATCACCCCCACAGACCGTATCGAGTTCCCCGACAACTTTTTCGACAGGGTATTCTCTGTCTCCGTGCTTGAGCATGTCCCGGTGGCGCAGCGAGAAACCGTCCTGAAGGAACTTTTCAGGGTGCTGCGCCCGGGAGGCCTTGCCGTGCTGGTGATCGACTGGGTCTTCGGGATGACTCCGAGCCTGCTGCAACAACTCAGTGTCAGCCAGTACCTGGGTAGGATCGGGTCGCAGATTTACGGCAACTATGATTTTGCCAAGCTCATAGACGATTACAGCGACATAGTAGTTCCGTTGGAAGCCATAGACAGAGCCATGTTGCCAGGCGCCGACGAATTCGATGAAAACGCTATACTGGCAGACACCGACATCCTCGTCAGCCTTTCTGACCAAGTCACAGATGTAGAGCTTTTCAAATACACGGCTCCGGGCCTTATTCTCAGGAAACTGTAG
- a CDS encoding glycosyltransferase, which translates to MLVSVVICTYNRSELLEAALRSVISQDFPLDRFEVVVVDNNSTDDTRERVAAISSGAAVKTSYVFVEKQGLSYARNAGIEASSGEIVVFTDDDIEADRYWLSNLVDAFTQPEVCCAGGPLKPLWLHPRPEWLVDELLPAIAISDFPAAELGEFKSPSYPWGANIAFRKRVFQSIGMFPTDLGRVGTRLLSNEEIFLCRRIVRNGLRIAFAEKAVIYHKVPPSRLTKNYFLHRYSNQGASDAILDTVSDDVPYRRIQQLFLSLKNNDASKFAVRCFLRSVSAYLIQLASLAEAGAVRLDAVRLIHSAMKTVADRSETDALQKELQDRTVWALQLKEAVTARDETVRSLQTTVEQRTAWAQSVTKELEQRDSLIQSLQQELQDRTAWALELTETVAVRDETVRSLKTALDERTTWALNIQEELQQRDIVILGLQHELSDRTTWSLCLKAELEQSSTRLQALQQEFADRTAWALELNDLVAAQGGTIRMLQETIDERTAWARKLEDESGQKDSMVRALQEEIAQQTGWALALKAETEQQESIIESLRQELDERTAWALALKGDLEQRVTAVQSLQQELDERTAWALALKDDLEQRVAAVQSLQQKVREQNDCVDTLKAELDRELMLHREEILEKARHLETELASKESLNELLLEKNRELQRLQMQWDAERAQLTQELSANESRVESLLNSMSWKITSPLRSIYSVFTKKS; encoded by the coding sequence ATGCTGGTTTCAGTAGTGATATGCACCTATAACCGATCGGAGTTGCTCGAGGCAGCGTTACGATCGGTGATCAGCCAGGATTTCCCTCTGGACAGGTTTGAGGTGGTTGTCGTCGACAACAACTCTACCGATGACACCAGAGAGAGAGTAGCGGCCATCTCGTCAGGTGCCGCCGTGAAGACAAGCTATGTCTTCGTTGAGAAGCAAGGCCTCTCCTATGCCAGAAACGCCGGCATCGAGGCATCCTCAGGTGAAATCGTCGTCTTTACTGATGATGATATAGAAGCAGATCGGTACTGGCTTTCCAATCTGGTGGACGCTTTTACACAGCCTGAAGTCTGCTGTGCAGGAGGGCCTCTGAAGCCGCTATGGCTGCACCCAAGGCCGGAGTGGTTGGTGGATGAGTTGCTGCCGGCCATCGCCATCAGTGACTTCCCTGCAGCCGAACTAGGCGAGTTCAAGAGCCCCAGCTACCCGTGGGGAGCCAACATCGCCTTCAGGAAAAGAGTATTTCAAAGCATCGGCATGTTTCCCACCGACTTGGGCCGGGTAGGAACAAGGCTTTTGTCGAATGAAGAGATCTTCCTGTGCAGAAGGATCGTGAGGAACGGCCTGCGCATCGCTTTTGCAGAGAAAGCCGTCATTTATCATAAGGTGCCACCGTCCAGACTGACAAAGAACTATTTCCTGCATCGTTACAGCAACCAAGGCGCCTCCGATGCAATCCTCGACACAGTAAGCGATGACGTCCCATATCGGCGCATCCAGCAATTGTTCCTCTCTCTGAAAAACAACGACGCCTCGAAGTTCGCTGTCCGCTGTTTTTTACGGTCAGTCTCGGCGTATCTGATCCAACTTGCCTCGCTGGCAGAGGCGGGGGCTGTGCGGCTTGATGCTGTACGCCTGATACACTCAGCCATGAAAACCGTCGCGGACCGGTCAGAGACGGATGCGTTGCAAAAAGAATTACAGGACCGGACCGTATGGGCGCTTCAACTCAAAGAGGCGGTTACTGCACGCGATGAAACTGTACGGTCGCTTCAAACCACCGTGGAACAACGGACTGCATGGGCTCAGAGTGTCACCAAAGAGTTGGAACAAAGAGACTCACTGATTCAATCGCTCCAGCAGGAACTCCAGGACCGAACGGCATGGGCACTGGAACTGACGGAAACGGTGGCCGTACGCGATGAGACGGTCCGATCACTGAAGACCGCACTCGATGAGCGGACGACGTGGGCGCTAAATATCCAGGAGGAGTTACAGCAACGGGATATAGTGATTCTGGGCCTCCAGCATGAACTATCGGACCGTACCACCTGGAGCCTGTGCCTCAAGGCGGAACTGGAACAAAGCAGTACAAGACTTCAGGCCCTCCAGCAGGAGTTTGCGGACCGCACGGCTTGGGCACTTGAGCTTAATGATTTAGTGGCTGCACAGGGCGGAACAATCCGGATGCTGCAAGAGACAATCGATGAGCGGACGGCATGGGCCCGGAAGCTTGAGGATGAGTCGGGACAAAAAGATTCAATGGTGCGGGCGTTACAGGAAGAAATCGCCCAACAGACGGGGTGGGCACTCGCTCTCAAAGCCGAAACGGAGCAACAGGAAAGCATCATCGAGTCGCTGCGACAGGAACTCGATGAGCGGACAGCGTGGGCGCTTGCTCTTAAGGGGGACCTGGAACAAAGAGTTACGGCGGTGCAGTCCCTGCAACAAGAGCTCGATGAGCGGACAGCGTGGGCGCTTGCTCTTAAGGATGACCTGGAACAAAGGGTTGCGGCGGTGCAGTCGCTGCAACAAAAAGTAAGGGAACAAAACGACTGTGTAGACACGCTTAAAGCCGAGCTGGATCGAGAATTGATGCTGCACCGGGAGGAAATCCTCGAGAAAGCGCGACATCTTGAAACCGAGTTGGCATCAAAAGAATCATTGAACGAGCTGCTGCTCGAAAAGAATCGCGAGCTGCAAAGGCTTCAAATGCAATGGGATGCGGAGAGGGCGCAGCTTACCCAAGAACTTTCGGCAAATGAGTCCCGCGTCGAAAGCCTGCTCAACTCCATGAGCTGGAAAATCACTTCTCCCTTGCGATCAATCTACTCCGTTTTTACCAAAAAATCTTAA
- a CDS encoding glycosyltransferase, producing MSKILFVQSGNAELAAKSLRILKEKIFTSGAEIDFVADDVHTAVPGNLVPDLCRYISLKRGIPVAISFLFSLWNTKYDTVVVMFTRESGFIKHKILGVLARKSNLIIFNENVDCFSYSHKKMYQHLRWRWIAFLNSNRSGILRSVNDGLKVLRNEGPASFVSICWNRLKARRPKKVKTQLRTNIGPLTFPVFAEPTVSVVIPVYNKILYTQNCLASILEQTPDTAYEIIVVDDNSSDATEKTLRAMENLVYIRAEQNRGFVGSCNAGADVARGKYILFLNNDTTVTPGWLSALVNTLDGDPSCGAVGSKLVYPDGTLQEAGGIIWKDASGWNFGKFDDPSKPEYNYLRAVDYCSGASLMVRKELFHQIGGFDQRYAPAYWEDTDLCFSVRSLGYRVLYQPESVIVHYEGVSAGTSTSSGMKKYQEINTAKFVEKWSDQLKLQCEHSVDNLFDARDRNPGKRILVIDHYVPTYNKDAGSFFMYSLLRALANLGFRVVFWPDNLHRSEPYTTLVQQMGVEVIYGRHDFDHYLEKHQRHFDAAILTRNHIAINFIDTVRSRIKKVIYHDPDLEFLREQRRFQFEGGEEDELENIKQREMYLFRNCDIISIHSTVERDIIQDELQDAAVTVIPLPINGITDCTTRFTDRSGLLFVGSTHPPNVDALAYFLEKVFPLITAKRPDVKLHIVGQVPQSKLKHCNLSNVVFTGFVEDLLPLFEQARVYIAPLRYGAGIKGKILEALSFGLPVVTTSIGAEGIGLTHAKDAFIEDDHAGFAEAVLKLYDDPQLWDEVRLSGQKHVAENFSQSVFTDKVRETLTALLDS from the coding sequence ATGAGTAAAATACTCTTCGTACAAAGCGGCAATGCTGAACTGGCGGCGAAGTCCCTGCGCATTCTCAAAGAGAAGATCTTTACCTCAGGCGCCGAAATCGATTTTGTTGCCGATGATGTCCATACTGCCGTGCCAGGCAACTTGGTTCCGGATCTGTGTCGTTACATTTCGCTGAAGCGCGGCATCCCGGTGGCAATCTCGTTTCTGTTCAGCCTCTGGAACACCAAGTACGACACCGTCGTCGTTATGTTCACCCGCGAATCAGGCTTCATCAAGCACAAGATCCTCGGCGTGCTGGCGAGGAAGAGCAACCTGATCATATTCAACGAGAACGTGGACTGTTTCAGCTACAGCCATAAGAAGATGTACCAACACCTGCGCTGGAGATGGATAGCCTTTCTAAACTCAAACAGGAGCGGTATCCTCAGGAGCGTCAACGACGGGCTCAAGGTCCTGCGTAACGAAGGTCCGGCGTCCTTTGTCAGCATCTGCTGGAACAGACTGAAGGCGCGCAGGCCTAAAAAGGTGAAGACACAGCTTCGCACCAACATCGGGCCTCTTACATTTCCTGTTTTCGCAGAGCCTACTGTCTCTGTTGTAATCCCCGTTTACAACAAGATCCTCTATACACAGAACTGCCTCGCTTCAATCCTTGAACAGACTCCTGACACGGCATACGAGATCATTGTCGTGGACGACAACTCGTCCGATGCCACTGAAAAAACGCTGCGGGCGATGGAAAACCTGGTGTACATCCGGGCCGAACAAAACAGGGGATTCGTCGGGTCTTGCAATGCGGGCGCCGACGTGGCTCGCGGCAAGTACATCCTGTTTCTCAACAACGACACCACAGTGACACCCGGCTGGCTCTCTGCGTTGGTAAACACTTTGGACGGTGACCCGAGCTGCGGCGCGGTGGGATCAAAGCTGGTATATCCCGACGGCACACTGCAGGAGGCAGGTGGCATCATCTGGAAGGATGCCAGCGGCTGGAACTTCGGAAAGTTCGACGATCCCTCGAAACCCGAGTACAACTATCTGCGCGCAGTAGACTACTGCTCTGGCGCTTCCCTCATGGTGCGAAAGGAACTCTTCCACCAAATCGGAGGGTTTGACCAGCGTTACGCTCCCGCCTACTGGGAGGACACCGACTTGTGCTTCTCGGTCAGGAGTCTTGGCTACCGGGTCCTGTACCAGCCCGAGTCTGTCATAGTCCATTACGAAGGTGTATCCGCAGGGACCAGCACCTCATCAGGAATGAAGAAGTATCAGGAGATAAACACGGCGAAGTTCGTGGAAAAATGGTCGGATCAGTTAAAACTGCAGTGCGAACACAGTGTCGACAATCTCTTTGACGCAAGAGACCGAAATCCGGGCAAGCGGATCCTGGTCATCGACCACTATGTCCCCACGTACAACAAGGATGCCGGCTCTTTCTTCATGTACAGCTTGCTGAGGGCCCTGGCCAACCTCGGCTTCCGGGTGGTTTTTTGGCCGGACAACCTGCATCGCAGTGAACCATACACGACACTTGTGCAGCAGATGGGCGTAGAGGTGATCTACGGACGACACGACTTCGACCATTACCTGGAAAAACATCAGAGGCACTTCGACGCCGCAATCCTGACCAGAAACCATATCGCCATCAACTTCATAGACACGGTCAGATCGAGAATCAAGAAAGTCATCTATCATGATCCAGATTTGGAGTTCCTCCGCGAGCAGAGAAGATTTCAGTTCGAGGGCGGCGAAGAGGATGAACTCGAAAATATTAAACAGCGGGAGATGTACCTCTTTAGAAATTGCGACATTATCAGCATCCACAGCACGGTCGAGCGTGACATTATTCAGGATGAACTGCAGGACGCCGCAGTAACGGTGATCCCGCTTCCCATCAACGGCATTACCGACTGCACCACGAGATTCACCGATCGGTCAGGCCTTCTCTTCGTTGGCAGCACCCACCCTCCCAACGTGGATGCACTGGCATACTTTCTGGAGAAGGTCTTTCCTCTCATCACAGCAAAGCGCCCGGACGTGAAGTTGCACATCGTGGGACAGGTCCCCCAAAGCAAGCTGAAGCACTGCAATCTCAGCAACGTCGTTTTCACCGGGTTTGTGGAAGACCTTCTCCCGTTGTTCGAGCAGGCCCGGGTCTACATAGCACCACTTCGCTATGGCGCCGGCATCAAAGGAAAGATACTGGAAGCTCTCAGCTTCGGCCTGCCGGTCGTGACCACCTCCATCGGTGCCGAAGGAATCGGCCTGACCCATGCGAAGGACGCCTTCATTGAAGACGATCATGCGGGATTCGCCGAGGCAGTGCTGAAACTATACGATGATCCACAGCTATGGGATGAAGTACGGCTAAGCGGCCAGAAGCATGTTGCGGAAAATTTTTCGCAGTCAGTTTTTACAGACAAGGTACGGGAGACGCTCACCGCGCTTCTAGACTCGTAG
- a CDS encoding sulfotransferase family protein yields MNRRNIDKAPVFVIGSYRSGTSVLTWCLGQHPQILALEETNWIAYLSVYLDTLFLLGTVNADHSNISSIGVTEDEFCEFFGQGVNNFISNYLDRYLEAAKARSDQDPRLKSALYNLAHGRGQTKDRWVDGTPENSHFVYGLNRLYPGAKFIHILRTPHDVAKSLQNFSKAGGRDYSEEEAYRTWMRLVNASAEAEAALGPDKVTRVLYSDLVDRPKEVIAHCLDFIGLPFDETCLLPLHKKINSSGDTTISSKPDFERTYIAEASRLYQDLLQLQPRKTVDPERHMAMKDKFLEFAKQFRLEEIDRLSRWGQELDAEIREKDCRILDLQKEVEELGTWGRSLDATIAEMEDEIATLRSQLQEKDDTLPLANGEAPLSPKSHMEE; encoded by the coding sequence TTGAACAGACGCAACATCGATAAAGCTCCTGTTTTCGTCATTGGTTCCTATAGGTCCGGCACCAGCGTGTTAACCTGGTGCTTGGGACAGCATCCCCAGATTCTCGCGCTGGAGGAAACAAACTGGATCGCGTATCTGAGTGTCTACCTCGATACACTCTTCTTGCTGGGCACGGTAAACGCCGACCACTCGAACATCAGTTCAATCGGCGTCACCGAAGATGAGTTTTGCGAGTTTTTCGGGCAGGGGGTCAACAACTTCATATCCAACTACCTCGACAGATACCTGGAGGCTGCAAAGGCAAGGTCTGATCAGGACCCTCGGCTCAAGTCAGCACTCTACAACCTCGCACACGGCAGGGGGCAAACAAAGGATCGCTGGGTAGACGGTACGCCGGAAAACTCACACTTCGTTTACGGCCTGAACCGTCTCTATCCTGGCGCAAAATTTATTCATATCCTCAGGACCCCTCACGACGTGGCGAAGAGTTTGCAAAACTTTTCCAAGGCAGGCGGCAGGGATTACAGCGAAGAAGAGGCGTACCGTACGTGGATGAGATTGGTGAACGCATCAGCCGAAGCAGAGGCTGCCCTCGGCCCAGACAAGGTAACAAGAGTTCTGTACTCGGATCTTGTAGACAGGCCGAAGGAAGTTATCGCCCATTGTCTCGACTTCATAGGTTTGCCTTTTGACGAGACGTGCCTATTGCCGTTACATAAAAAAATCAACAGTTCCGGCGACACCACCATATCTTCAAAACCAGACTTTGAGCGTACCTATATCGCGGAGGCCTCACGACTCTATCAGGATCTGCTCCAACTGCAGCCTCGAAAAACCGTTGATCCAGAGCGGCACATGGCAATGAAAGATAAATTCCTGGAGTTTGCGAAGCAGTTCAGGCTAGAGGAAATAGACAGGCTGTCTCGATGGGGACAGGAGCTGGACGCAGAAATCCGGGAAAAAGACTGCAGGATCCTCGACCTGCAGAAAGAGGTCGAGGAACTAGGGACTTGGGGCAGGAGCCTGGATGCAACCATCGCCGAAATGGAAGACGAAATTGCAACTCTAAGAAGCCAGCTGCAAGAAAAAGATGATACGTTGCCTTTAGCAAACGGGGAAGCACCGCTTTCACCAAAATCACACATGGAGGAGTAA